The stretch of DNA CGCGGGGCACCCGTCGGGCAAGGGGATGAAGCGGAGCTCAGGATCCTCCGGCCCCCAAGGGTTGGTGCAGACGACGATGCCTCGGAGCAGATCCACCCAGCACAGGCAGCCGCCGGGCCCGGAGAAGGAGGTGTCGCTGTAGAATACGTGCTTGTCGGGCGCCCAGCACACCTCACGGGGGAGATGAACCTCCTTCCTGGCCCACTGGGGTGTGGGTTGTTCGTCGGAACGCCACAGGAAGAGGACACCATCATCGGGGTCGGGGAATTTGCGCTGCGCCGAGGTGgcgagctcggcgaggaggtaggcggcggaggaggaagggCCAGGTTGGTGGCAGCGCAGGACAACGGCTCCCGACCCGATCCCGTTGATGTGGCAGCCCGCGTCGGGGGCCGGGGGCACCGTGGAGAGGCGATCGGCGGAGGCGACGGCGTCGTAGACGAGGTAGCATCCGCACAAGGACGAGCCCGGGCCGAAGTAGCGGCCACCGTAGATGACGAGCAGGCCCTTGTCGGCGCACGCGACGAGGGGGGTGGAGGACAGCGAGCCACGATGGGACTCGGAGACCCGCAGCCTGAAGGTGGCGATTTCCGGCGGTTGGAGGAGGACGGCATCGGCGGGCTTCATGGAAGCCAGCATGGCGACGGTGGCCTCATATACGGCTGGGAAGAAGGGTGGCTTATTGGTTCCCCCCATCATGCTCGTAACCGCCGCAGCTGACGACGATGATTCGTCGTCGtcggcctcgtcgacgaagctGAAGCCGACGCAGCGGTTGAGCAAGACACAGCAGGCAGGAGACGACATGGCGGCGCCGGACTAGAGGAGATTGGCCTCGCCTGGGGAGAGAGGAAGGGATCGGAGGGGGGAATTGCTACCCTTTGGGAGGAGGAGTTGGGTTACCCTAGCCACAGCccaaaaagtgaaaaaaaaaacataaacagCAAAACATGGCCAATATTTAGAAATGCATGAGTATGCAGCCCGCGGGCTAGAGGCACAGCTTAAAGCACGACAATTTGGCCCGGACCGAGCACGACACGTCTCGGACCTCAACCGTTCCCATGTCTGCC from Sorghum bicolor cultivar BTx623 chromosome 8, Sorghum_bicolor_NCBIv3, whole genome shotgun sequence encodes:
- the LOC8071396 gene encoding uncharacterized protein LOC8071396 produces the protein MSSPACCVLLNRCVGFSFVDEADDDESSSSAAAVTSMMGGTNKPPFFPAVYEATVAMLASMKPADAVLLQPPEIATFRLRVSESHRGSLSSTPLVACADKGLLVIYGGRYFGPGSSLCGCYLVYDAVASADRLSTVPPAPDAGCHINGIGSGAVVLRCHQPGPSSSAAYLLAELATSAQRKFPDPDDGVLFLWRSDEQPTPQWARKEVHLPREVCWAPDKHVFYSDTSFSGPGGCLCWVDLLRGIVVCTNPWGPEDPELRFIPLPDGCPAVSATDYPYRPRAEEDRSAACVDGRIKFVAMVGVLAGWNAHQFRLTTWTLSPDLSGWQQDGVFPLEDLWATEEYRVLNLRQYTPVCPVLSAREDGVVYAIVNDIEERTIYRGRQVDPGTELQFKSQYVIGIDMRRNKIVSTSSGNPPERLMQMMPRLLSIDFCASSLHGGAKDRQREVEASQVGDSGKRLKV